One Aureibacillus halotolerans genomic region harbors:
- a CDS encoding phytoene/squalene synthase family protein, with translation MNHVDQAYLSCRDLMMAHSKTFYKAFSLLPPRQKKAVWAVYAFCRYADDLVDEAGKYPETLDMFEEKLEGFLQGKAQEGFIWTALADVFSQFDMDPQPFRDMIIGQRMDVVGTSYSTLEAVEEYAYYVAGSVGLMLLPLIAPDTKHLLQEDAVKLGNAMQLTNILRDVGEDYERNRMYLPHSLLKEHHVDVHMLSLSHVPTEGFKQVWEIIAQRAETLYDEALSTITLYPMYSRTPIKGAAYMYRAILTKIRKNKYQVFTERHYVTVEEKQHILSQL, from the coding sequence ATGAATCATGTCGATCAGGCATACCTTTCATGCAGAGACCTAATGATGGCTCATTCTAAAACATTCTATAAAGCCTTTTCATTGCTTCCTCCACGTCAAAAGAAAGCGGTATGGGCGGTATATGCTTTCTGCCGTTATGCAGATGATCTCGTTGACGAAGCAGGAAAATACCCCGAAACTCTAGATATGTTTGAGGAAAAGCTGGAAGGTTTTTTGCAGGGGAAGGCGCAAGAAGGATTTATTTGGACAGCACTCGCAGACGTCTTTTCACAGTTTGACATGGATCCACAGCCTTTCAGAGATATGATCATTGGCCAACGAATGGATGTGGTCGGTACAAGCTATAGCACACTCGAAGCTGTGGAAGAGTATGCCTATTATGTGGCAGGGTCTGTTGGACTGATGTTACTGCCCCTCATTGCGCCTGACACGAAGCATCTCCTGCAGGAGGACGCTGTAAAGCTAGGGAATGCGATGCAGCTGACGAATATATTGCGAGACGTCGGTGAGGATTATGAGAGAAACCGAATGTACTTGCCTCATTCTTTGTTAAAAGAGCATCATGTCGATGTCCATATGCTCTCACTCTCGCATGTTCCGACAGAAGGCTTCAAACAGGTGTGGGAGATCATTGCTCAGCGTGCTGAAACGCTCTATGATGAAGCCTTGTCGACAATCACGTTGTACCCGATGTACTCGCGCACACCGATTAAAGGGGCTGCCTATATGTATCGAGCCATTCTGACTAAAATCCGCAAAAACAAGTATCAGGTGTTCACAGAGCGACACTACGTGACTGTCGAAGAAAAGCAACACATCCTTTCACAATTGTAG
- a CDS encoding phytoene desaturase family protein has translation MKTDVVIIGGGLAGLVAAITLQHGGAQVVLIEKNNYLGGKMKGYQLGDYSFDYGPNTITMPDVFERVITQTGRAASDYFKLINIPTHTRNILPDGRSLDFTTSVSSMEAQLEHLDPFGAAHYQSFLQEATRLYQLSKEAFFSHVFFSWKDMLSPSIGKAFAKVRPTESLSTLTARYFKNPNVANTFNRYATYIGSSPYKTPATFALIAYLELVEGVYYAEGGNTSIASGYERLARELGVHIVMETEVQELIITNGRASAVRTSTGKQIEGTHFILSADLLEAFPSLVSEGARPAFSNAKAKAFEPSISALVCLVGTTKPNDQLLHHNVFFPRHYENEFKDLFINQRYPKEPTVYISASSKTDPSRTAQGDNLFMLINAPALSSSSPSDTELQRYKEKVYKGLEMKGVPLSGRIETEKLITPKDLQSMVGAYRGAIYGMASNRKRDAFFKPFNQAKDISNLYFAGGSTFPGGGSPMVILSGMNVAKRLLAL, from the coding sequence ATGAAAACGGATGTTGTTATTATTGGTGGTGGTCTTGCTGGATTGGTCGCTGCGATTACGCTTCAGCACGGTGGCGCGCAAGTCGTGCTTATTGAAAAAAACAATTACCTCGGCGGCAAGATGAAAGGCTATCAACTAGGAGACTATTCGTTTGATTATGGGCCAAACACCATAACGATGCCTGATGTTTTTGAACGAGTTATTACACAGACAGGCAGAGCGGCAAGCGATTATTTCAAGCTGATTAATATCCCAACCCATACGAGAAATATCCTGCCTGATGGTCGTTCTTTGGACTTTACAACATCCGTGTCGTCCATGGAAGCTCAGCTAGAGCACCTTGATCCATTTGGAGCTGCGCACTATCAATCATTTCTACAAGAGGCAACACGACTGTATCAGCTCTCAAAGGAGGCATTTTTTAGCCATGTCTTTTTTTCTTGGAAGGACATGCTTTCTCCATCGATAGGTAAAGCTTTTGCCAAGGTCAGACCAACAGAAAGTCTTTCTACTCTAACCGCGCGATACTTTAAAAATCCCAACGTTGCCAATACGTTTAATCGGTACGCAACTTACATTGGCTCCTCTCCTTACAAAACGCCTGCTACGTTTGCGCTAATTGCGTATCTTGAGCTGGTTGAAGGGGTGTATTACGCGGAAGGTGGCAACACATCCATTGCTTCAGGATATGAACGTTTGGCACGAGAGTTAGGGGTCCATATTGTCATGGAAACCGAGGTTCAGGAGCTGATCATCACGAATGGTAGAGCTTCCGCTGTGCGGACATCTACGGGGAAACAGATTGAGGGGACGCACTTCATTTTAAGTGCAGACTTGCTTGAGGCATTTCCCAGCCTTGTCAGTGAAGGCGCAAGACCAGCCTTCTCTAATGCGAAAGCCAAAGCTTTTGAACCGTCTATCTCCGCCCTCGTCTGTCTCGTTGGGACAACCAAGCCAAACGACCAACTTCTGCACCATAACGTATTCTTTCCGAGGCACTATGAAAATGAATTTAAGGACCTGTTTATCAATCAGCGCTATCCGAAGGAACCAACGGTGTACATAAGTGCCTCCAGCAAGACCGACCCAAGCAGAACCGCTCAAGGGGACAACTTATTTATGCTCATCAATGCCCCGGCGCTTTCTTCAAGCTCGCCTTCCGACACAGAGCTGCAACGCTATAAAGAAAAGGTCTATAAAGGCTTAGAAATGAAAGGTGTGCCACTGTCCGGAAGGATTGAAACAGAAAAGCTGATTACGCCAAAGGACCTTCAAAGCATGGTTGGTGCGTATCGAGGCGCCATATATGGCATGGCATCAAACCGAAAACGAGATGCTTTTTTTAAGCCATTTAATCAGGCAAAGGATATTTCAAATTTGTATTTCGCTGGTGGCTCTACCTTCCCAGGTGGTGGCTCGCCGATGGTTATTTTATCTGGAATGAATGTGGCAAAGCGATTGCTAGCTCTGTAG
- a CDS encoding glycosyltransferase, which yields MLHILLWVLAASCLWTVINSLFMPRLKTKAHEHPIPSLVSILIPVRNEAHQVGALVTNLKRLTYWNLEVIFLDDQSDDETLSLLTEAIRDDERFSIRKGVPKPNGWVGKVFACHQLSLLANGKYYLYIDADIRLHPETVQRALTRLTQKKAGLLTGFPYCPTPVMLSRLLVPMQHFLVLFHLPLLMANFSNKPAFTAAHGAFMLFERASYKSSGGHEAVKNSLVEDVHLARKIKEAGHRVVLANIVAEVKCLMYERNLDVWNGFMKNSFPGIGRSYPLALLLCVVYGYLYIVPLAMVASAFLGVVEFRLAMTALVLVWFQRWTVDMQMKQWNGNFLLMPFAATAFIAILLTSMVRTIRHQGYEWKGRRYS from the coding sequence ATGCTCCATATTCTTTTATGGGTACTGGCCGCTAGTTGTTTGTGGACAGTCATCAATAGCCTTTTCATGCCACGGTTAAAAACCAAAGCACATGAGCACCCTATTCCCTCCCTCGTCTCCATCCTTATTCCAGTAAGGAATGAAGCTCATCAAGTGGGAGCCCTAGTAACGAATCTAAAACGATTAACGTATTGGAATCTTGAAGTCATCTTCTTGGATGATCAGTCGGATGACGAGACGCTATCTCTCCTAACAGAGGCGATTCGCGATGATGAACGCTTTTCAATACGAAAAGGAGTACCAAAGCCAAATGGATGGGTGGGAAAAGTATTTGCCTGTCACCAGCTTTCACTGCTAGCAAATGGGAAATATTATCTTTACATAGATGCGGACATTCGGCTGCATCCGGAAACGGTGCAGCGTGCGCTCACTCGGCTGACGCAAAAAAAAGCAGGGCTTCTAACAGGGTTCCCTTATTGCCCTACACCGGTTATGCTCAGTCGACTGCTTGTGCCAATGCAGCACTTTCTTGTCTTGTTCCATCTCCCTCTCTTAATGGCTAATTTCTCAAATAAACCAGCTTTCACAGCAGCTCATGGAGCGTTTATGCTTTTTGAACGTGCAAGCTACAAAAGCTCAGGAGGGCATGAAGCCGTAAAGAATTCACTTGTTGAAGACGTTCATTTGGCAAGGAAAATAAAGGAGGCGGGGCATCGGGTCGTGCTAGCAAACATCGTGGCAGAGGTTAAGTGCCTGATGTATGAGCGTAATCTGGACGTTTGGAACGGTTTTATGAAAAACAGCTTTCCTGGCATCGGTAGATCTTACCCGCTCGCCCTCTTATTATGTGTCGTGTACGGCTATTTGTATATCGTTCCACTAGCTATGGTTGCTTCGGCTTTTTTAGGAGTTGTTGAGTTTCGTCTGGCAATGACAGCTCTCGTCCTCGTCTGGTTTCAGCGATGGACTGTTGATATGCAAATGAAACAATGGAATGGAAACTTTTTGCTTATGCCTTTTGCTGCGACCGCCTTCATCGCTATTCTCCTGACATCTATGGTCAGGACGATACGCCACCAAGGCTATGAGTGGAAAGGAAGGCGTTATTCATGA